Sequence from the Halomonas sp. I5-271120 genome:
AAATTGATGAGCTGTGCGAGGGGCTTAACTTCAGTGATATTACACTGGCGAGCGCTTCTCAGGTGGAGCACAACACGATAATGGCTGCTTTGGAGCTGTTGAAACGTGAGATTCCCCATGGGCTGCCTCAGCAGATAGAAGAAATTGCAGCAGATACGGGGACAATGCTAAGCGAGAGAGAGGTAGGTGAGCTTATCTCTGGCTTGACGGAAGGAAGGTCGTTCTCAGACTGAGATATCACCTTCTATGTCGAGGCCCCGTTGGCTATTGAGCCACGGGGTCTTTTTTTTCTTACTATGTCACGTTTGACCCGATGGGTTCCCTTTCATCGCACCTTCAGTTCTATCACAACCAGATTTATCGGCATGTTTCTCGGCGGCGAGTTGAGTTCTCGATCCAATTGATTAGGTTAATCTGTATTTAACAGCGGCAACGAGAGGACGACGGCCGCTTTATCTGAATTCCTTTTTCCATAGGAGAGATGTTATGGCGATGCCTCGTTCACTTGACGCTATCCACCGGGGTAAGCATGGCGACCTGAAGAAGGCCAACCAGTTCTCGGCCTATCCCTCCGATATTCACGAGCTCGAGGGCTTCAACCAGCGTGACTATGAGGGCGAGAAAGAAAAGGCGCATATCCGTAGCCTGGCTGATGCCTACCATGCCGGCCGCTTCGTGCCTCCGATCACCGTCCAGGTGATTGATGGGAAGATCTTCGTGCGTGACGGCCACTGCCGTCGCCTGGGCATGCTGCTGGCAGAATCGGAGGGGGCCAAGCTCGGCAAGCAGCCGCTGATCGAATTCAGCGGCGATGAGAACGATGCCGATGCGTTGATCCTGACCTCCAACGCCGGGCTCAAGCTGAATCCGGTCAAGCGAGCAGCGACCTATTACCGCATGAAGAACCGCGGCCTGGATGATGCGGAAGTTGCCGAGAAGGTGGGTAAGACTGTCCATCATGTTCGCCAACAGCTCGACCTCCACATGATGCCGCTGGAGATCAAGGATCTCATCGAGCGCGAGGTGGTCTCCTATTCCTTTGCGCTGCAGGAATACAACGAGCATGGCACTGCGGCTGTGGAGCGGCTGAAGCATGGCGTTGATCTCGTGCTGCGGGCGGGCAAGTCGAAGCTTACCGAGAAGGGCATGAAGGAGAAGGTGGACGGGCAAGCGAAGAAGCCCAAGGCGCGTCGCATCAGCAAGAGGGTGGTGACTGGCATGGTATCTCAAGTCCATAGCCTGTCAGAGAAGCTTGGGGCGGTAGAGCAGCGAGAGGATGGCAGTGCAACCATCGAGTTGTCTGCCGAGGAAGTCTCTGAGCTGATGGCGCTTCGAGAAAAGTTGCCTAGCGAAGACTCTTCCCCAGCGGCAGGAGAAGAAGCCGAGCCCGGAGAATAGAGCTCATACATGGGTTGAGCCCGGCTGTAATGAATCGCGCCTTTCATGCTTGTAGGCGTCGGGCAACAATCGGTTCATAAGCTAACCTTCCAGGATACGTCCTGGAAGGTTTTCTATGTTTGCGCTCGTGATGGATACCTATGCTCGAGCCGTGGGCGACGCCTACAGCTTGATGCTTGAGGAATTCCTGGCTTTGCAGGGTAGACACAACTGCACCATACAGCCTCGCCTCACGCCCTCTGGCGGGATCGGATTGGAGCGAGGCTCTGAGGTTGTGCGAGTGGTAGCTGAAGCAGGCATCACGCCGTCTCAGATCATCGGGCGATGCGGTGGCCGGGTGGGAGCTGCGGGACGACGGGCCAGGACCAGCATCGCCTTAGCGCACCTGGATGAGCTCCAGGAACTTGGCCACGATCTGACCGCCACCACAGCCAATCGCATCGTCATGGAAGCCTCCGGACATGGCATCGCGCGGGCCGCTCGGGCGAAATACAGCACTCCAGGCCGTGCAGCTGACGCCAAGTCGGATATCCTGATGACGCCGGCTGCTGCCATCGCAGTGGTGAAAATCGAAAAGGATCATGTTCGCTTCGAGGTGAAGGCCCTTCAGGTACGGTTCGACCTCTCGAGACAATGGCTCGAGAAGTGGCGCAAGATGTCTGTGTCATAACGAAACCAAGTCCGGATCAGACGAGCTTCTGTTCCATGGATGTGTTGCCTTCTCGAATTCGAGGGCATTGGCATGATGAAGGCCTCCCATACCAACGAGGCTTCCCATTATGCACAGTGATTCATCCAGCGGTGTCACCACCTACATCCGAGACACCCTCTACCCGCTACCGCTGCCTTCGATGAATACCGAAGGCTGCCGTGCCAATCTCTTCATGGCGCCAGGGTCGATCGTTCAGGTCTATCTCCCGCGCCCATCGAATACCGAGTGCCGGTTATTCAGCCGGGGCAATCTGCAAACCGGTTTGTTGGTGGACCTTCCCCTGTCGCTGCTGCTCTTTCGCTTCGCCGACCCCCGGACGGGGAAGTTCTTCACCATGGAAGGCTCCTTCGATAGTCGGCTCTATGCACCGGAAGATCTGTTCATTCCGGATTACCAGCAAGGGGAGCACCTCCTGGTGCACTTTCACCTGATCGACTCGGAGACCAATGTGCTTCGCGAGATGCGAGCTACCTCTCTGCCACCGAAGCTGGCCCGCCCGCTGATCGACGCGGCTATTGCCCAGCAGACATGCCAGGCGCCGTCGAACCGCGTCTATGAAGACTACCATCGCCGGTACAGCACTGATCAGCTGAGCCAGCTCGTGCCAATGCATCCCTGTGGCCGCGTCGCTGCCTGATTCACGAAGGGCTATCATTGCGGTGATAGCCCACCCCCAACCGGGAGAATTTATGACGTTCTTCGACTGCCTCACTGAATGCGCAAAGACGCCGGCCTTGGTCAGCGAGTTCAATCGTCTGACGGGGAGACACGTCGGAGAGAAGCTCCAGCGCGAGCCTTTGATTCAGATGATCGACAGCGTAACGGGGTATGATGAAGTGCTATAGGCCGCTCAGGATGAGGATCTCGAGGCCTTTATCGACTTTTGCCATGACGCGGTATGGCGCCGCCTGGCACCTGTAGAATCAAGCTGACCTTGCCATCATGTCAGGGCACCAATCGGAAACATGGACAGTAAGCAAAGATAAGGAGATTCGCTCTATGTCTTATCGGAAGGTCGTATTGATCGCGGTGCTCGCGGGAATGGCGTACGCGGGAAGCGCACAGGCGCAGAGCGGGGAGGGCAACGGTTCGCAGTCCGGCTTTGTGCTTGAAGGGAACAACGTCGCGAATGCTTTCCGGCATCAGGATCGCCAGCAGCCGACAAGCTCATGGGATGAGCAGCAGAATAGTATGAAGCAAGAAGGAGGCAGTGGCTGGGAGAGCAACCGTAAGGCGTTCGATGGCAAGTCGCAAAATGCAATGGAGACCCGCAAGAACGCCTTCGAAGATCGGGGGGGAAGTAGCTTTGATAACCCTAATAACTACTTCGATTAGATGCCATTTCGCCGGTATTTGGCTTTCGATTGCGGAACATAAGGTATGAGAATGATGCCAGCGTGACGGCTCCGATTGAGTAGATGGCGTACTCGTTCTCGATTCCTCCGACGTGAATGCACAGCCACAAGACGAAGGTGGTCGTCCAAAGCAGTAGTAAGAAGAGCACCATCTTCAAAAACCCATCCATATTAAGCCCCTTTCGGCGTGCAGGGGAATGCTTCCAAATGAACATGAACAGGCCGATACCGAACATCAAGCTGACGATGTGCGGCCCTGGTGTTTCCGCCTGGTACGCCATTTCCAATCCATACATGCCTACGGCAAAGACGACCCCGAGATTGAACAGCACGACGAACAGAATGACGACCCATCGAATGATGTTCTTCAAAAAGCGTAGGAGTGCATCCATTTGAAACCTCCTTGTTCTCTTCCGTTAGAGCCCGCCGTCTAGCTAAGCACAGGTTGCTCGAGGTATCGAGTGTCGCTGTTCGGCGGGCGTCCCTCTGCTTAGATTTGCTATGCCTGCGTCAGCTGGGGCCGCGGCTCATCGACATCAGCCGAGACGGTGAAGCCTGAGACGGCCTCGGTCAGTCGATCAGCCTGATCCTTCAGCTGTTCTGCGGCTGTCGTTGATTCCTCAACCAGTGCCGCATTCTGCTGGGTCATCTGATCCAGTTCTGATACCGCTATGTTCACTTGGCTGATGCCATCGCTCTGCTCTCCGGTGGCAGCGGTGATCTCACCTAGGACATCGGTGACTCGGGTCACACTCTCCACTATCTCGTTCATCGTTTCGCCTGCCGCGCGGACCTGCTCGGCGCCGTCCTCAGTGCGGCTGGTGGAGGTGTCGATCAGCCCCTTGATCTCCTTGGCCGCTTCCGAGCTACGGCTAGCCAGCTGGCGGACCTCATTGGCGACGACCGCAAAGCCGCGGCCTTGCTCGCCGGCACGCGCCGCTTCCACGGAGGCATTCAGCGCAAGCAGGTTGGTCTGGAAGGCGATGCTGTCCATCACGGTCACGATTTCACTGATCTGAGCGGAGGAGTCGCGGATACCCTGCATCGTGTCGACTACCTGACCAACTGCCTCGCCACCGCGACGGGCCACTTCCGAGGCGGACTTGGAGAGCCCATTCGCCTGGCGTGAAGACTCGGCCGTGTGCCCGACGGTGCTGGTGATTTGCTCCATCGAGGCTGAGGTTTCCTGGAGGCTGGAGGCGGCGTTTTCGGTGCGACGGGAAAGGTCCTGGCCACCGCTGGAGATCTCAGTTGCAGCCACACGAACTGACTCACTGCTCTGGCGGATCGTGATCATCACCGCTTCCATCTTGCCAACGAAGCGGTTGAAGGCAGCGCCAATCTGAGCCACCTCATCACGGCCTTCTTCAGGGAGTCGGCGCGTGAGGTCGCCTTCACCGGAAGCGATGTTCTCGAGGGCGTCACGGGCACGCTCGAGGCCGGCGAAAGAACGCTTCAACCACAGGCTCAGGAGCAGGGCAGTGACAGCGGCGATGATCAGGACAGTGATGGCGGTAGCGCTCAGGATGGCCTGGAGGCTCTCGGTGGCCTCGTCTTCATCGAGGGCAATACCTAGTTCCCAGTCGGCGCCGGGGATCTGAGTTACGGACAAACGCTTTTCGACGCCATCGACCGTGATGGACTCCCAGGAGTCATCGACGCTGGCCAGTCGGTCCATGACATCAGGCGTGATGGCTGAACTCAGGCGCTGGAGGGGTTCAAGCGTGAGGTCCGCATCCGGGTGGGCGATGACGGTCTCGCCACCTCGGCTCAGGAAGGCAAAGCTGGCGGGGGTGGGCCGGATATCATTGATGTGGTTCACCAGCTGGTCGATCTCGATGTCCCCGCCGACAACACCGATCATTTTTCCGCGACGCTCAACTGGCGTGGAGAAGGTCACCACCATGCCGCCCGTGTTGGCATCGACATAGGGCTTTGAGACAACGGTCCCGTTGGACTCGACGGCTTGCTTGTACCAGCCACGCTCACGCGGATCGTAATCGGACGGTGGCTGCCAGCTGTCGGAGAAGACCGTGCTACCGTCTGTTCTCCCCAGGTATGCTGCCAAGAACCCACCCGACTCGGCGAGTTGCACAAGCGATACCTTCATTTCCTCGCTTGCTGTTAGAGCTTGGGCAGTGGCTTCGAGCATGCTGGTGCGGGC
This genomic interval carries:
- a CDS encoding chromosome partitioning protein ParB — protein: MAMPRSLDAIHRGKHGDLKKANQFSAYPSDIHELEGFNQRDYEGEKEKAHIRSLADAYHAGRFVPPITVQVIDGKIFVRDGHCRRLGMLLAESEGAKLGKQPLIEFSGDENDADALILTSNAGLKLNPVKRAATYYRMKNRGLDDAEVAEKVGKTVHHVRQQLDLHMMPLEIKDLIEREVVSYSFALQEYNEHGTAAVERLKHGVDLVLRAGKSKLTEKGMKEKVDGQAKKPKARRISKRVVTGMVSQVHSLSEKLGAVEQREDGSATIELSAEEVSELMALREKLPSEDSSPAAGEEAEPGE
- a CDS encoding methyl-accepting chemotaxis protein is translated as MSYLTVKPHNETQVALQADAVADGNALAIEEWIGARTSMLEATAQALTASEEMKVSLVQLAESGGFLAAYLGRTDGSTVFSDSWQPPSDYDPRERGWYKQAVESNGTVVSKPYVDANTGGMVVTFSTPVERRGKMIGVVGGDIEIDQLVNHINDIRPTPASFAFLSRGGETVIAHPDADLTLEPLQRLSSAITPDVMDRLASVDDSWESITVDGVEKRLSVTQIPGADWELGIALDEDEATESLQAILSATAITVLIIAAVTALLLSLWLKRSFAGLERARDALENIASGEGDLTRRLPEEGRDEVAQIGAAFNRFVGKMEAVMITIRQSSESVRVAATEISSGGQDLSRRTENAASSLQETSASMEQITSTVGHTAESSRQANGLSKSASEVARRGGEAVGQVVDTMQGIRDSSAQISEIVTVMDSIAFQTNLLALNASVEAARAGEQGRGFAVVANEVRQLASRSSEAAKEIKGLIDTSTSRTEDGAEQVRAAGETMNEIVESVTRVTDVLGEITAATGEQSDGISQVNIAVSELDQMTQQNAALVEESTTAAEQLKDQADRLTEAVSGFTVSADVDEPRPQLTQA